Proteins encoded together in one Rhizobacter sp. J219 window:
- a CDS encoding DUF1501 domain-containing protein — MRHDHASRREFLRRAAILSGTVGPAGLPFALNLATMNAAVAQTAPGYKAIVCLFLYGGNDSANMVLPTDTASWSAYQTVRATGTDPIALRPVGTAPDPTAARASPAALGGVLPLSPNFTASPVNNTRSFALHPSMTEMQTLFNAPTGSRLAVIANAGPLIFPMTKAEYQANSASRPRPAKLFSHNDQQSTWQALGPEGARVGWGGRFGDLMAGSNTNTVFTSISVNSNAVFMAGQNIFQYQIGTGGATAVGGITGSLFGSAAAATAYRNLITANGDPNSVSHLLGREQTNITKRSIDAQAQFQQEFTNANALVAAPSQYVPPSTGVAANNNLAQQLQAVARIIAARGNLGVQRQVFFVSMGGFDTHDNQNRGQADLMARLSHAIGYFDTVLGTLGLRESVTLFTGSDFGRTFTTNGDGTDHGWGAHHFVYGGAVNGKEIYGRFPQVGLNHNDEVGSGSFLPGVSVDQIGATIGRWFGVSESNLDAVFPNLRNFQRDLGFMRA; from the coding sequence ATGCGACACGACCACGCCTCCCGCCGCGAGTTCCTCCGCCGCGCCGCCATCCTCTCGGGCACGGTGGGCCCCGCCGGGCTGCCCTTCGCGCTCAACCTCGCGACGATGAACGCCGCGGTGGCACAGACCGCGCCCGGCTACAAGGCCATCGTCTGCCTCTTCCTCTATGGGGGGAACGACTCGGCCAACATGGTGCTGCCCACCGACACCGCGTCGTGGAGCGCCTACCAGACCGTGCGCGCCACCGGCACCGACCCGATCGCGCTGCGCCCGGTGGGCACCGCCCCCGACCCCACGGCCGCACGCGCCTCGCCGGCGGCGCTCGGCGGCGTGCTGCCGCTCAGCCCGAACTTCACCGCCTCGCCGGTCAACAACACCCGCAGCTTTGCGCTGCACCCGTCGATGACGGAGATGCAGACGCTGTTCAACGCCCCCACCGGCAGCCGCCTGGCCGTCATCGCCAACGCAGGCCCGCTGATCTTCCCGATGACCAAGGCCGAGTACCAGGCCAATTCAGCCTCGCGCCCGCGGCCCGCCAAGCTCTTCTCGCACAACGACCAGCAGTCGACCTGGCAGGCCCTCGGCCCCGAAGGCGCACGGGTGGGCTGGGGCGGCCGCTTCGGCGACCTCATGGCCGGCAGCAACACCAACACCGTGTTCACCAGCATCTCGGTCAACAGCAATGCGGTGTTCATGGCCGGGCAGAACATCTTCCAGTACCAGATCGGCACCGGCGGCGCCACGGCAGTGGGCGGCATCACCGGCAGCCTCTTCGGCTCGGCAGCCGCCGCCACCGCCTACCGCAACCTCATCACGGCCAACGGCGACCCCAACTCCGTGTCGCACCTGCTCGGCCGTGAGCAGACCAACATCACCAAGCGCTCGATCGATGCACAGGCGCAGTTCCAGCAGGAGTTCACCAACGCCAACGCCCTGGTGGCCGCGCCGTCGCAGTACGTCCCGCCCTCCACCGGCGTCGCCGCCAACAACAACCTCGCGCAGCAGCTGCAGGCCGTCGCGCGCATCATCGCGGCACGCGGCAACCTCGGCGTGCAGCGGCAGGTGTTCTTCGTCAGCATGGGCGGCTTCGACACCCACGACAACCAGAACCGCGGCCAGGCCGACCTGATGGCGCGCCTGTCGCACGCCATCGGCTACTTCGACACCGTGCTCGGCACGCTGGGCCTGCGCGAAAGCGTGACGCTTTTCACCGGCTCCGACTTCGGCCGCACCTTCACCACCAACGGCGACGGCACCGACCACGGCTGGGGTGCGCACCACTTCGTCTACGGCGGCGCGGTCAACGGCAAAGAGATCTACGGCCGCTTCCCGCAGGTGGGCTTGAACCACAACGACGAGGTGGGCTCCGGCAGCTTCCTGCCCGGTGTCTCGGTCGACCAGATCGGCGCCACGATCGGCAGGTGGTTCGGCGTGTCCGAGAGCAACCTCGACGCGGTGTTCCCCAACCTGCGGAACTTCCAGCGTGACCTCGGGTTCATGAGAGCCTGA
- a CDS encoding glycine zipper 2TM domain-containing protein: MNSSTSLSEPLAPGAVARPSANPIVWWVAGGLSLLGVGALAAALMKSPNDTPAPAQPVPVSATKAAPAKTTAAPKQTNTVTCAHCGTVESVKAEKQKGEATGLGAVGGAVVGGVVGHQIGNGNGKKAMTVLGAVGGGLAGHEIEKHARSTTVYQVQLRMDDGSTRTVTQTTAPAVGARVEVQGNELKPRPAKG; the protein is encoded by the coding sequence ATGAACAGCAGCACCTCCTTGTCCGAACCGCTCGCCCCCGGCGCCGTTGCACGCCCGAGCGCCAATCCCATCGTCTGGTGGGTTGCCGGCGGCCTGAGCCTGCTCGGCGTCGGCGCCCTGGCCGCCGCGCTGATGAAGAGCCCGAACGACACCCCCGCGCCGGCCCAGCCGGTGCCGGTGTCCGCGACGAAGGCCGCACCCGCGAAAACAACCGCCGCGCCCAAGCAGACCAACACCGTGACCTGCGCGCACTGCGGCACCGTCGAAAGCGTGAAGGCCGAAAAGCAGAAGGGCGAAGCCACGGGTCTCGGTGCCGTCGGCGGCGCGGTCGTCGGCGGCGTCGTGGGCCACCAGATCGGCAACGGCAACGGCAAGAAGGCCATGACCGTGCTGGGCGCCGTCGGCGGCGGCCTCGCCGGCCACGAGATCGAGAAACACGCCCGCAGCACCACCGTCTACCAGGTGCAGCTGCGCATGGACGACGGCAGCACCCGCACCGTCACACAGACCACGGCGCCCGCCGTGGGCGCACGGGTCGAAGTGCAGGGCAACGAGTTGAAGCCGCGTCCGGCCAAGGGCTGA
- a CDS encoding YifB family Mg chelatase-like AAA ATPase: MSLAVIHSRALDGLAAPEVTVEVHLANGLPSFTLVGLADTEVKEARERVRAALQNSGLEFPFNKRITVNLAPADLPKETGRFDLPIALGILAASGQIDTALLGRYEFAGELSLSGELRPVRGALAMGLALKRREGSVPRALVLPQGSAQEAALVEGLPIYGAGHLLEVVQALLPGDAAQRGELVRAQARLSAVAEALPDLREVKGQAGAKRALEVAAAGAHSLLMMGPPGTGKSMLAQRFAGLLPPLTQDEALESAAVLSLYHGFSPDRWRVRNIRAPHHGASAVALVGGGSPPRPGEISLAHHGVLFLDELPEFPRAALEALREPMETGRVTISRAARQAEYPASFQLIAAMNPCPCGHLGSPLRTCRCTPDGVLRYQGRLSGPLLDRIDLQIEVPAVAPDTLASAPDGEPSAQVAERVQAARETALSRQGCTNARLSGSAIDAHCALGDAETRLLQGASARLGWSARSYHRVLRVARTVADLAASPVIRVPHLAEAIQYRRLLMAPA; the protein is encoded by the coding sequence ATGTCACTGGCGGTGATCCACAGCCGCGCGCTCGACGGCCTGGCGGCGCCCGAGGTCACGGTCGAGGTCCATCTCGCCAACGGGCTGCCGAGCTTCACGCTGGTCGGCCTGGCCGACACGGAGGTGAAAGAAGCGCGGGAGCGGGTGCGTGCTGCGCTCCAGAACAGCGGCCTCGAGTTCCCTTTCAACAAGCGCATCACCGTGAATCTGGCGCCGGCCGACCTGCCCAAGGAAACCGGCCGCTTCGACTTGCCCATCGCGCTCGGCATCCTGGCGGCCAGTGGACAGATCGACACCGCCTTGCTCGGGCGCTACGAGTTTGCCGGCGAGCTGTCGCTCTCCGGTGAATTGCGCCCGGTGCGTGGCGCCTTGGCGATGGGCCTGGCGCTCAAACGCCGCGAGGGGTCGGTGCCGCGTGCGCTGGTGCTGCCGCAGGGCAGCGCGCAGGAGGCTGCGCTGGTCGAGGGGCTGCCGATCTACGGCGCGGGCCATCTGCTCGAGGTCGTGCAGGCGCTGTTGCCCGGCGATGCGGCGCAGCGAGGTGAGCTGGTGCGGGCGCAAGCCAGGCTGTCGGCGGTCGCCGAGGCGCTGCCCGACCTGCGCGAGGTGAAGGGCCAGGCCGGCGCCAAGCGCGCCCTCGAAGTGGCGGCGGCCGGGGCCCACAGCCTCTTGATGATGGGGCCACCCGGCACTGGCAAGTCGATGCTGGCCCAGCGGTTTGCCGGCCTGCTGCCGCCGCTCACGCAAGATGAAGCGCTGGAGTCGGCGGCGGTGCTGAGCCTGTACCACGGCTTCTCGCCCGATCGGTGGCGGGTGCGCAACATCCGCGCGCCGCACCACGGTGCGTCGGCCGTGGCACTGGTCGGCGGTGGCTCGCCGCCGCGCCCGGGCGAGATCTCGCTGGCCCACCACGGGGTGCTGTTTCTCGATGAGCTGCCCGAGTTTCCGAGAGCGGCGCTGGAAGCCTTGCGCGAGCCGATGGAGACCGGCCGCGTCACCATCTCGCGCGCCGCGCGGCAGGCCGAGTACCCTGCGTCCTTCCAGTTGATCGCGGCGATGAATCCCTGTCCGTGCGGACACCTCGGCAGCCCGCTTCGGACCTGCCGGTGCACGCCCGATGGGGTGTTGCGCTACCAGGGCCGGCTGAGCGGGCCTTTGCTCGACCGCATCGACCTGCAGATCGAAGTGCCGGCCGTTGCGCCCGACACGCTGGCGTCGGCGCCCGATGGGGAACCGAGTGCGCAGGTGGCCGAGCGTGTGCAGGCGGCGCGGGAGACGGCGCTGTCACGCCAGGGCTGCACCAACGCCCGCCTGAGTGGGTCGGCGATCGATGCGCATTGCGCGCTCGGGGACGCGGAGACGCGGCTGCTGCAGGGCGCCTCGGCGCGCTTGGGCTGGTCGGCGCGCAGCTACCACCGCGTGCTGCGGGTCGCGCGCACGGTCGCCGACCTCGCGGCCAGCCCGGTGATCCGGGTGCCGCACCTGGCCGAAGCGATCCAGTACCGGCGCCTGCTCATGGCGCCGGCCTGA
- a CDS encoding TorF family putative porin, translated as MLKKSLLLMAVVGSALPAVSVAQEASPLSFNLGAVTDYRYRGISQTRFEPALQFGADLALPAGFYIGTWGSTIKWIRDSGGDSTVEVDVYAGWKKEVVSGLTLDVGVLQYIYPDAETPAWSAVYDDPNTTEVYGAVTFGPATLKYSHSTSNLFGNRDSKGSGYLDLSATFSLPEGFSLTPHVGYQKVKGWTNILSYTDYSLTLSKDISGTVVSLTFVGTDTKTVSGNPNGHAYYSPNGDNLGKESVFFGIKRTF; from the coding sequence ATGCTCAAAAAGTCGTTGCTGCTCATGGCCGTCGTTGGATCGGCATTGCCTGCCGTCAGCGTTGCCCAGGAGGCCAGCCCGCTGTCCTTCAACCTCGGCGCGGTGACCGACTACCGCTACCGTGGCATCTCGCAGACGCGGTTCGAGCCGGCCCTGCAGTTCGGCGCCGACCTGGCGCTGCCGGCCGGCTTCTACATCGGCACCTGGGGCTCGACGATCAAGTGGATTCGCGACTCGGGCGGCGACTCCACCGTCGAGGTCGACGTCTACGCCGGCTGGAAGAAGGAAGTGGTGTCTGGCCTCACGCTCGACGTGGGCGTGCTGCAGTACATCTACCCGGACGCCGAGACTCCCGCCTGGAGCGCCGTCTACGACGACCCGAACACCACCGAGGTCTATGGCGCCGTGACCTTCGGCCCGGCCACGCTCAAGTACTCGCACTCGACGAGCAACCTCTTCGGCAACCGCGACAGCAAGGGCAGCGGCTACCTCGACCTCAGCGCCACCTTCAGTCTGCCCGAGGGCTTCAGCCTGACGCCGCACGTGGGCTACCAGAAGGTCAAGGGCTGGACCAACATCCTGTCCTACACCGACTACTCGCTCACGCTGAGCAAGGACATCTCCGGCACCGTGGTGAGCCTCACCTTCGTGGGCACCGACACCAAAACCGTCTCCGGCAACCCGAACGGCCACGCCTACTACAGCCCCAACGGTGACAACCTGGGCAAGGAAAGCGTCTTCTTCGGCATCAAGCGAACCTTCTAA
- the glnK gene encoding P-II family nitrogen regulator, giving the protein MKMVTAIVKPFKLDEVREALSAIGVQGITVTEVKGFGRQKGHTELYRGAEYVVDFLPKVKIEAAVDDALIDRVIEAIENAARTGKIGDGKIFVSPLEQVVRIRTGETGKDAL; this is encoded by the coding sequence ATGAAGATGGTGACTGCCATCGTCAAGCCCTTCAAGCTTGACGAAGTGCGTGAAGCCTTGAGCGCCATCGGCGTGCAGGGCATCACGGTGACCGAAGTCAAGGGCTTCGGCCGTCAGAAAGGCCACACCGAGCTGTACCGCGGCGCGGAGTACGTGGTGGACTTTCTGCCCAAGGTGAAGATCGAAGCGGCCGTGGATGACGCCCTCATCGACCGCGTGATCGAAGCCATCGAAAACGCCGCCCGCACCGGCAAGATCGGCGACGGGAAGATCTTCGTCTCGCCGCTGGAGCAGGTCGTGCGCATCCGCACCGGCGAGACCGGCAAGGACGCGCTCTGA
- a CDS encoding ammonium transporter, with product MKKLIATLALGLAVLGFSGAVLAQAASAPEAAASVAAVASAPAAAASAAADAASAPAAAAPVINKGDTAWMLVATLLVILMTIPGLALFYGGLVRSKNMLSVLMQVMVTFSLIVVLWFIYGYSLAFTEGNAFVGGLDRLFMKGTWDNVAGTFAPAATFSKGVYIPEIVFAAFQATFAGITCCLIVGAFAERIKFSAVLLFMVLWFTFSYAPIAHMVWYWMGPDAYASKEVAEAMTGKAGQIWQWGALDFAGGTVVHINAAVAGLVGAYMIGKRVGYGKEAFTPHSLTLTMVGASLLWVGWFGFNAGSALEANGFAALAFINTFGATAAAVLAWCIGEALLKGKASMLGAASGAVAGLVAITPAAGNVGIMGALVIGFVAGFACLWGVNGLKKMLGADDSLDVFGVHGVGGIVGALLTGVFNSPALGGPGYVADWVTATMVTPADYSIASQVWVQLKAVLLTIVWSGVVSVVAYKIVDLVIGLRVPEEEEREGLDITSHGETAYHQ from the coding sequence ATGAAGAAACTCATTGCAACCCTCGCCCTGGGCCTCGCGGTCCTGGGCTTCAGCGGGGCCGTGCTTGCGCAGGCGGCCTCGGCCCCTGAGGCTGCTGCCTCCGTGGCCGCTGTCGCTTCGGCGCCTGCTGCTGCCGCTTCCGCCGCGGCCGACGCCGCCTCTGCACCCGCCGCGGCAGCCCCGGTCATCAACAAGGGCGACACCGCCTGGATGCTCGTCGCCACGCTGCTGGTGATCCTCATGACCATCCCTGGTCTGGCGCTGTTCTATGGCGGCCTCGTGCGCAGCAAGAACATGCTGTCGGTGCTGATGCAGGTGATGGTCACCTTCTCGCTGATCGTGGTGCTGTGGTTCATCTACGGCTACAGCCTCGCGTTCACCGAGGGCAACGCCTTCGTGGGCGGGCTCGACCGGCTGTTCATGAAGGGCACCTGGGACAACGTGGCCGGCACCTTCGCGCCTGCCGCAACGTTCAGCAAGGGCGTGTACATCCCCGAGATCGTGTTCGCCGCCTTCCAGGCCACCTTCGCTGGCATCACCTGCTGCCTGATCGTGGGCGCCTTCGCGGAGCGCATCAAGTTCTCGGCCGTGCTGCTCTTCATGGTGCTGTGGTTCACCTTCAGCTACGCGCCGATCGCCCACATGGTCTGGTACTGGATGGGCCCTGACGCCTACGCCAGCAAGGAAGTGGCCGAAGCCATGACCGGCAAGGCCGGCCAGATCTGGCAGTGGGGCGCGCTCGACTTCGCGGGCGGCACTGTGGTGCACATCAACGCGGCCGTCGCCGGCCTGGTGGGTGCCTACATGATCGGCAAGCGCGTCGGCTACGGCAAGGAAGCCTTCACGCCACATTCGCTGACGCTGACGATGGTCGGTGCTTCGCTGCTGTGGGTGGGCTGGTTCGGCTTCAACGCCGGCTCGGCCCTCGAAGCCAACGGCTTTGCCGCGCTCGCCTTCATCAACACCTTCGGCGCCACCGCGGCTGCGGTGCTGGCCTGGTGCATCGGTGAAGCGCTGCTCAAGGGCAAGGCCTCGATGCTGGGCGCTGCGTCCGGCGCCGTCGCCGGCCTGGTGGCCATCACGCCGGCTGCCGGCAACGTGGGCATCATGGGTGCGCTCGTGATCGGTTTCGTCGCCGGCTTCGCCTGCCTGTGGGGTGTGAACGGCCTGAAGAAGATGCTGGGCGCAGACGACTCGCTCGACGTCTTCGGCGTGCACGGCGTCGGCGGCATCGTCGGTGCCCTGCTGACCGGCGTGTTCAATTCGCCGGCCCTCGGCGGCCCGGGCTACGTGGCCGACTGGGTCACCGCCACGATGGTGACCCCGGCCGACTACTCCATCGCCTCGCAGGTCTGGGTGCAGCTGAAGGCTGTGCTGCTGACCATCGTGTGGTCGGGTGTGGTCTCGGTGGTGGCCTACAAGATCGTCGACCTGGTGATCGGTCTGCGCGTGCCGGAAGAAGAGGAACGCGAAGGCCTGGACATCACGTCGCACGGCGAAACCGCTTACCACCAGTAA
- the gshA gene encoding glutamate--cysteine ligase codes for MVPHLITALTGPINELEQRILESLPAIERWFRLEWMEHTPPFYTSVDVRNAGFKLAPVDTNLFPGGFNNLTQEMLPLAVQAAMAAIEKICPEAKNLLLIPERHTRNTFYLSNVARLKQIFHQAGLNVRLGTLDETVKTPTQLDLPDGSSLMLEPLIRTRGRLGLKDFDPCTILLNNDLSAGIPKVLEGLHEQYLLPPLHAGWAVRRKTNHFQAYEEVAKKFAKLLGMDPWLINPMFAKCGEVNFSDGTGQDCLMTNAEALLAKVRRKYKEYGIQEKPFIIVKADAGTYGMGIMTVRDPKDLIDLNRKTRNKMSVIKDGQEVSEVILQEGVPTYERVHDAVAEPVVYMIDRYVVGGFYRVNAERGIDENLNSPGASFVPLAFAESNQLPKPGVKPGASAPNRFYMYGVIARLAMLAASYELEATDPDAEVYE; via the coding sequence ATGGTTCCGCACCTCATCACCGCACTCACTGGCCCGATCAACGAACTGGAGCAGCGCATCCTCGAATCGCTGCCCGCCATCGAGCGCTGGTTCCGGCTCGAATGGATGGAGCACACGCCGCCGTTCTACACCTCGGTCGACGTGCGCAATGCGGGCTTCAAGCTTGCGCCGGTCGACACCAACCTCTTCCCCGGCGGCTTCAACAACCTCACGCAGGAGATGCTGCCGCTGGCCGTGCAGGCCGCGATGGCGGCCATCGAGAAAATCTGCCCCGAGGCGAAGAACCTGCTGCTGATCCCCGAGCGGCATACGCGCAACACCTTCTACCTGTCGAACGTGGCGCGGCTGAAGCAGATCTTCCACCAGGCCGGCCTCAACGTGCGCCTGGGCACGCTCGACGAGACCGTGAAGACGCCCACCCAGCTCGACCTGCCCGACGGCAGCTCGCTGATGCTCGAGCCCTTGATCCGCACCCGCGGCCGGCTGGGCCTGAAGGACTTCGACCCCTGCACCATCCTGCTCAACAACGACCTGTCGGCCGGCATCCCCAAGGTGCTGGAGGGCCTGCACGAGCAGTACCTGCTGCCGCCGCTGCACGCCGGCTGGGCGGTGCGCCGCAAGACCAACCACTTCCAGGCCTATGAAGAGGTGGCGAAGAAGTTCGCCAAGCTCCTGGGCATGGACCCCTGGCTCATCAACCCGATGTTCGCCAAGTGCGGCGAGGTCAACTTCAGCGACGGCACCGGCCAGGATTGCCTGATGACCAACGCCGAAGCCCTGCTCGCGAAGGTGCGCCGCAAGTACAAGGAATACGGCATCCAGGAGAAGCCTTTCATCATCGTGAAGGCCGATGCCGGCACCTACGGCATGGGCATCATGACGGTGCGCGACCCGAAGGACCTGATCGACCTCAACCGCAAGACGCGCAACAAGATGAGCGTCATCAAGGACGGCCAGGAGGTGAGCGAGGTCATCCTGCAGGAAGGCGTGCCCACCTACGAGCGCGTGCACGACGCCGTGGCCGAGCCGGTGGTCTACATGATCGACCGCTACGTGGTCGGCGGTTTCTACCGGGTGAACGCCGAACGTGGCATCGACGAGAACCTCAACTCCCCGGGCGCGAGCTTCGTGCCGCTGGCGTTCGCGGAATCGAACCAGCTGCCCAAGCCGGGCGTGAAGCCGGGCGCGAGCGCGCCCAACCGCTTCTACATGTATGGGGTGATTGCGCGTCTGGCGATGCTGGCCGCCTCGTACGAGCTGGAGGCGACGGACCCCGACGCCGAGGTCTACGAGTAG
- a CDS encoding potassium transporter Kup, whose product MNPQRPSSSLAALTLAALGVVYGDIGTSPLYAFKEVFAHGHVPLTAENIFGVLSLMFWSLTVIVSFKYVGLILRADNNGEGGLIAMLALASQAVKERRRLHRVLMVIGIFGTAIFFGDGVITPAISVLSAVEGLEVAAPGLNRYVVPVTLVVLTLLFLMQRHGTASVGKLFGPITLLWFIVLALLGIAHVVKNPAVLAALSPHYALRFFVDHPGIAFIALGSVVLCVTGAEALYADMGHFGKKPIRLAWFGFVMPALVLNYFGQGAMLLAQPENVKNPFYEMAPQWALYPLIALATAATVIASQALITAAFSVTKQAIQLGYLPRLRITHTSVKETGQVYVPFINWSLYAAIVLAVVLFGSSSKLAAAYGIAVTIDMLITTIMTFFVIRYGWKYPWALCVAATGFFFVVDLMFFSANVIKIFDGGWFPVLIGGLMFTLMMTWKQGRALMRDRLRDDAIDLKSFLEAVFVSPPTRVAGTAVFLVPEAGVTPNALLHNLKHNKVLHETNLFVTVKQHEVPWIGFDKRCEIESLGRDCWQVTLNFGFKNDPDVPEALALLRHRGVQLDDMETSYFLSRDIVIPTFGQGMTMWREKLFASMHHNASGASEYLSLPTNRVVELGSKVEI is encoded by the coding sequence GTGAACCCACAGCGCCCCTCCTCCAGCCTGGCCGCGCTCACGCTGGCCGCCCTCGGCGTCGTCTATGGCGACATCGGCACCAGTCCGCTCTATGCCTTCAAGGAAGTCTTCGCCCACGGCCACGTGCCGCTGACCGCAGAAAACATCTTCGGCGTGCTGTCGCTGATGTTCTGGTCGCTGACGGTCATCGTCTCGTTCAAGTACGTCGGGCTCATCCTGCGCGCCGACAACAACGGCGAAGGCGGCCTGATCGCGATGCTCGCGCTGGCCTCGCAGGCGGTGAAGGAGCGCCGCCGGCTGCACCGGGTGCTGATGGTGATCGGCATCTTCGGCACCGCCATCTTCTTCGGCGACGGCGTCATCACGCCGGCCATCTCGGTGCTGTCGGCGGTCGAGGGCCTGGAAGTCGCCGCCCCGGGCCTGAACCGCTACGTGGTGCCGGTGACGCTGGTGGTGCTGACCCTGCTCTTTCTGATGCAACGCCACGGCACCGCAAGCGTGGGCAAGCTCTTCGGCCCGATCACGCTGCTGTGGTTCATCGTCCTCGCGCTGCTCGGCATCGCGCACGTGGTCAAGAATCCGGCCGTGCTGGCTGCGCTCAGCCCACACTACGCCCTGCGCTTCTTCGTCGACCACCCGGGCATTGCCTTCATCGCGCTCGGCTCGGTGGTGCTGTGCGTGACCGGCGCCGAGGCTCTCTACGCCGACATGGGCCACTTCGGCAAGAAGCCGATCCGCCTGGCCTGGTTCGGCTTTGTCATGCCGGCGCTGGTGCTCAACTACTTCGGCCAGGGCGCGATGCTGCTCGCCCAGCCCGAGAACGTGAAGAACCCGTTCTACGAGATGGCCCCGCAATGGGCGCTCTACCCGCTGATCGCGCTGGCCACGGCCGCCACGGTGATCGCCTCGCAGGCGCTCATCACCGCGGCGTTCTCGGTCACCAAGCAGGCGATCCAGCTCGGCTACCTGCCCCGACTGCGCATCACCCACACCTCGGTGAAGGAAACCGGCCAGGTCTACGTGCCCTTCATCAACTGGAGCCTCTACGCGGCCATCGTGCTCGCGGTGGTGCTCTTCGGCAGCAGCAGCAAGCTGGCCGCCGCCTACGGCATCGCGGTGACGATCGACATGCTGATCACCACGATCATGACCTTCTTCGTCATCCGCTACGGCTGGAAGTACCCCTGGGCGCTGTGCGTGGCCGCCACCGGCTTCTTCTTTGTCGTCGACCTGATGTTCTTCTCGGCCAACGTCATCAAGATCTTCGACGGCGGCTGGTTCCCGGTGTTGATCGGCGGGTTGATGTTCACGCTGATGATGACCTGGAAGCAGGGCCGCGCGCTGATGCGCGACCGCCTGCGCGACGACGCGATCGACCTGAAGAGCTTCCTCGAAGCGGTGTTCGTGAGCCCGCCCACCCGCGTGGCGGGCACGGCGGTGTTCCTTGTGCCCGAAGCCGGCGTCACGCCCAATGCGCTCTTGCACAACCTCAAGCACAACAAGGTGCTGCACGAGACCAACCTCTTCGTGACGGTCAAGCAGCACGAGGTCCCGTGGATCGGCTTCGACAAGCGCTGCGAGATCGAATCGCTCGGCCGCGACTGCTGGCAGGTCACGCTCAACTTCGGCTTCAAGAACGACCCCGACGTGCCGGAAGCGCTGGCCCTCTTGCGCCACCGCGGCGTGCAGCTCGACGACATGGAGACGTCCTACTTCCTGTCGCGCGACATCGTCATCCCGACCTTCGGCCAGGGCATGACGATGTGGCGAGAGAAGCTCTTTGCGAGCATGCACCACAACGCGAGCGGCGCATCGGAGTACCTGAGCCTGCCCACCAACCGGGTGGTGGAGCTGGGTTCGAAGGTCGAGATCTAG
- the gshB gene encoding glutathione synthase, with amino-acid sequence MKLLFVADPLEGFKTYKDSTFAMMREAHVRGHELFACEARHLRWQRGGKVTALSRRFTVTADPHDWFVPEARADAVLAEMDAVLMRSDPPFDSEYFYATHLLEQAEREGAKVFNRPAALRNHPEKLAILEFPQFITPTLVTRDGAQVRAFHAEHRDIILKPLDGMGGMGIFRVGPDGLNLGSIIETLNKHGAQTLMVQRYLPEITQGDKRILLIDGEPVPHALARIPQGSEIRGNMAVGGKGVAQDLSARDREIASQIGPILAARGLLLVGLDVIGDCVTEINVTSPTGFQEITQQTGFDVARTFINALERHALAK; translated from the coding sequence ATGAAGCTGCTCTTTGTCGCCGACCCGCTGGAAGGCTTCAAGACCTACAAAGATTCGACCTTCGCGATGATGCGCGAGGCCCACGTGCGTGGACACGAACTCTTCGCCTGCGAGGCCCGGCACCTGCGCTGGCAGCGCGGCGGCAAGGTCACCGCGCTTTCGCGCCGCTTCACCGTCACCGCCGACCCGCACGACTGGTTCGTCCCCGAAGCACGCGCCGACGCCGTGCTGGCCGAGATGGACGCCGTGCTGATGCGAAGCGACCCGCCCTTCGACAGCGAATACTTCTACGCGACTCACCTGCTGGAGCAGGCCGAGCGCGAAGGCGCCAAGGTCTTCAACCGGCCCGCCGCACTGCGCAACCACCCCGAGAAGCTCGCAATCCTCGAGTTCCCGCAGTTCATCACGCCCACGCTCGTCACGCGTGACGGCGCGCAGGTCCGCGCCTTCCACGCCGAGCACCGCGACATCATCCTGAAGCCGCTCGACGGCATGGGCGGCATGGGCATCTTCCGCGTCGGCCCGGACGGTCTCAACCTCGGCAGCATCATCGAGACGCTCAACAAGCACGGCGCGCAGACGCTGATGGTGCAGCGCTACCTGCCCGAGATTACGCAGGGCGACAAGCGCATCCTGCTGATCGACGGCGAGCCCGTACCGCATGCGCTCGCGCGCATCCCGCAGGGCAGCGAGATCCGCGGCAACATGGCCGTCGGCGGCAAGGGCGTGGCGCAGGACCTGTCGGCGCGCGACCGCGAGATCGCGTCGCAGATCGGCCCCATCCTCGCCGCGCGTGGCCTGCTGCTGGTGGGTCTCGACGTCATCGGCGACTGCGTCACCGAGATCAACGTGACCAGCCCGACCGGCTTCCAGGAAATCACCCAGCAGACCGGTTTCGACGTCGCTCGCACGTTCATCAATGCGCTGGAGCGTCACGCGTTAGCGAAATAG